The proteins below are encoded in one region of Methanofollis aquaemaris:
- a CDS encoding methanogenesis marker 14 protein, with protein sequence MGFIDSLKHPLPHFMESRPPPFRNNGAGTTIPEYREKPYFIVASVEMGNTTTKCVLTGTNLETGATYIINKTVMFTRDARLPKEGEEVIATSLVGHPVSMEGVAEIARDVLKQCHEEAGLSIEHDLDFVVRSTGMAATWHSPQEVAGFIGAIATGCVQAGVHPRKMTPPMSREHLPKKLQPFSLMDKVTLRETVAGVIPPSDLAGEDRLVANEMEGVLAMAGIKDGALLSPIDFRNPCIAMDFGTTVDGCITGDVPHDHKTPFARTIGTILGLGGAVPDALARGTPDVDDDNGTALDLLGDEFVPTVLTLRERSVVKEYTDEVHDLLTIGVVPEGATHFGTVPVDPKGATEQGITLIGCDCGTNFSDAPRLKAIGADIYEKHGAKKMAEVIDRVCARMALRFIDVAVEERLLLPEKTAIGFSGRAATSGRKPEYIFMDIKDRSLYTTPYDHVIFVEDALARGASLMARCMCSLGRPQNPIGGCRGGPCILGLRKKAER encoded by the coding sequence ATGGGTTTCATCGATTCTCTCAAACACCCGCTCCCCCACTTCATGGAGAGCCGTCCGCCGCCTTTCCGCAACAACGGGGCAGGTACAACCATTCCTGAATATCGGGAAAAGCCCTACTTCATCGTTGCATCGGTCGAGATGGGCAACACCACTACGAAGTGCGTGCTCACCGGGACCAATCTCGAGACCGGTGCCACGTACATCATCAACAAGACGGTGATGTTCACCCGCGACGCCCGCCTCCCGAAGGAGGGCGAGGAGGTGATCGCAACCTCCCTTGTCGGTCACCCGGTCTCCATGGAAGGAGTGGCCGAAATCGCCAGGGATGTGCTCAAACAGTGCCACGAAGAGGCCGGACTCTCGATCGAGCACGACCTCGACTTTGTGGTGCGAAGCACCGGGATGGCGGCGACCTGGCACTCCCCCCAGGAGGTCGCCGGGTTTATCGGGGCGATCGCCACCGGCTGCGTCCAGGCGGGTGTCCATCCGAGAAAGATGACGCCTCCGATGTCCAGAGAACATCTCCCCAAGAAGTTGCAGCCCTTCTCTCTGATGGACAAAGTCACCCTCCGCGAGACGGTCGCCGGGGTGATCCCCCCCTCTGACCTCGCCGGCGAGGACCGCCTGGTGGCCAACGAGATGGAGGGCGTGCTCGCCATGGCCGGGATCAAGGACGGTGCCCTCCTCTCCCCCATCGACTTCCGCAACCCCTGCATCGCGATGGACTTCGGCACCACGGTGGACGGGTGCATCACCGGCGACGTCCCCCATGACCATAAAACTCCCTTTGCCCGAACGATCGGGACGATCCTCGGCCTCGGAGGTGCCGTCCCGGATGCCCTTGCACGGGGTACGCCAGACGTCGACGACGACAACGGCACCGCACTCGACCTTCTCGGCGACGAGTTCGTGCCGACGGTCCTCACCCTGCGAGAGCGTTCGGTCGTCAAGGAGTACACCGACGAGGTTCACGACCTGCTCACCATCGGCGTCGTCCCCGAAGGGGCGACGCACTTCGGCACCGTCCCGGTCGACCCGAAGGGCGCGACCGAACAGGGGATCACGCTCATCGGTTGCGACTGCGGGACCAACTTCTCCGACGCCCCCAGACTCAAAGCGATCGGGGCGGACATCTACGAGAAGCACGGCGCAAAGAAGATGGCCGAGGTCATCGACCGCGTCTGTGCACGCATGGCCCTGCGCTTCATCGACGTCGCGGTCGAGGAGAGGCTGCTGCTCCCGGAGAAGACGGCGATCGGTTTCTCCGGGCGGGCGGCGACCTCAGGGAGAAAACCCGAGTACATCTTCATGGACATCAAGGACCGGAGTCTCTACACCACCCCCTACGACCACGTTATCTTTGTCGAGGACGCCCTCGCCCGCGGCGCCTCCCTGATGGCCCGGTGCATGTGCTCGCTCGGCCGTCCCCAGAACCCGATCGGCGGGTGCCGCGGCGGGCCGTGCATCCTCGGCCTGAGAAAGAAGGCGGAGCGCTGA
- a CDS encoding PAS domain S-box protein has protein sequence MSETLEHQIADAEITDRILGILRFRKKGATISEISRETHLNRNSVAKYLEVLLASGQVEMKRIGKAKAYSLSRRVPVSVLIDTISEYIVILDEHTRILEINEPYLSFCGRGKDELVGCPLFAAALPGLTDDLAPLVKEALAGDPFAEEVCLERDGLARHFRVNFVPTVLASGEDGLMILMADTTEKTNVEAGLRESEKFYRTVFNNINAAVFLLDVEEGSRPGSFIAANDHACDFFDSPRDELIGTAFARFTLPECPRVGEDSVFLAFGQGEYANAEMALANRRGERMVVRIRSHSFLYDDSPVILSVVRDITEERKKEEQDRKYVISLEYLTGTAAEFSCFPPDRDIYDYIADEICGLVPDAIVAVNAPLEDGSGWVNRAFRGWERHRQNFDAVMGGSPEGRPVTMNGKQMRFFKSGIFFHHRVTDDDISLADEVKQNCMMLAEHLGYGEYYIKGLVADSVLYGMVILSLPIGKMLADQMTVEAFIDQAAAALRRRQAERRLEEANEELRFALSDHESDLRVLQKALGDQRYEREQTEKAIRDLADLALRCISLGNMAVVGLSRGGDVIHISPAMSSVIGCSVEDAVGRHWYSSFVPASVREKAMELHRLLLAGVIGTGETVCPLLTGDGEERTMVWAVRRVAGGQDDGLAVLWFGEEPPGKKVMALSFPG, from the coding sequence ATGTCCGAAACCCTCGAACATCAGATCGCAGACGCCGAGATCACCGACAGGATCCTCGGGATCCTCAGGTTCAGAAAAAAGGGTGCCACAATATCGGAAATATCCCGGGAAACACACCTGAACCGGAATTCGGTCGCGAAATATCTTGAGGTTCTCCTCGCGTCCGGGCAGGTGGAGATGAAACGGATCGGCAAGGCAAAGGCCTACTCTCTCTCCAGGCGGGTGCCGGTCTCCGTGTTGATCGACACCATATCCGAATATATCGTGATCCTGGATGAACACACCCGGATCCTCGAGATCAACGAGCCGTACCTCTCCTTTTGTGGGAGAGGAAAAGACGAACTCGTGGGATGCCCCCTTTTCGCGGCTGCCCTTCCTGGACTCACCGATGATCTCGCTCCCCTGGTGAAAGAGGCGCTCGCCGGCGACCCCTTTGCAGAGGAGGTCTGCCTGGAGAGGGATGGTCTGGCCCGACATTTCAGAGTGAACTTTGTTCCCACCGTGCTCGCCTCCGGGGAGGACGGGCTGATGATCCTGATGGCCGACACGACTGAGAAGACAAACGTGGAGGCGGGTCTCAGGGAATCGGAAAAATTTTACCGGACCGTTTTCAACAACATCAATGCCGCCGTTTTTCTCCTGGATGTGGAAGAGGGCAGCAGACCCGGCAGTTTCATTGCGGCCAACGACCATGCCTGCGATTTCTTCGATTCCCCCCGCGATGAGTTGATCGGGACGGCCTTCGCGCGTTTCACGCTTCCCGAATGCCCCAGGGTCGGGGAAGATTCCGTTTTCCTGGCATTCGGGCAGGGGGAGTATGCGAACGCCGAAATGGCCCTGGCGAACCGGCGCGGGGAGCGGATGGTGGTGCGGATCAGGTCGCATTCTTTTCTCTACGATGATTCGCCGGTGATTCTGTCCGTCGTCCGGGATATCACCGAGGAGCGTAAGAAAGAGGAACAGGATCGGAAATATGTCATTTCTCTCGAATACCTCACCGGTACCGCCGCGGAGTTCTCTTGTTTCCCGCCCGATCGGGATATCTATGACTATATCGCCGACGAGATCTGCGGGCTTGTCCCTGATGCCATCGTGGCCGTCAATGCTCCGCTGGAGGATGGGTCGGGGTGGGTGAACCGTGCCTTCCGCGGCTGGGAACGGCACCGCCAGAACTTTGACGCTGTAATGGGAGGAAGCCCGGAGGGAAGACCCGTCACCATGAACGGGAAGCAGATGCGGTTCTTTAAGTCGGGGATCTTCTTTCACCACAGGGTCACCGATGACGACATCTCCCTCGCCGACGAGGTCAAGCAGAACTGCATGATGCTCGCAGAACACCTCGGATACGGCGAGTACTACATTAAGGGCCTGGTGGCTGACAGCGTCCTCTATGGCATGGTCATCCTCAGTTTGCCGATAGGGAAGATGCTTGCGGACCAGATGACGGTGGAGGCCTTCATCGACCAGGCCGCCGCGGCCCTCCGGAGGCGACAGGCTGAACGGAGACTTGAGGAAGCAAACGAAGAACTGCGCTTCGCCCTCTCAGACCATGAATCAGACCTCCGCGTCCTCCAGAAAGCGCTTGGGGACCAGAGATATGAGCGTGAACAGACCGAAAAGGCCATTCGCGATCTCGCCGACCTTGCTCTCCGGTGCATCTCCCTCGGGAATATGGCAGTCGTTGGCCTTTCACGAGGTGGAGACGTGATCCACATCAGTCCGGCGATGTCCTCAGTAATCGGCTGCAGCGTAGAGGATGCAGTCGGAAGGCACTGGTACTCCTCGTTTGTCCCGGCGTCCGTGCGGGAGAAAGCGATGGAACTGCATCGTCTTCTCCTTGCCGGGGTGATCGGCACCGGCGAGACGGTCTGTCCCCTCCTGACCGGAGACGGGGAGGAGCGGACGATGGTCTGGGCCGTCAGGCGGGTTGCCGGGGGTCAGGACGACGGCCTCGCCGTCCTCTGGTTCGGAGAGGAACCGCCCGGAAAAAAGGTCATGGCGTTGTCTTTCCCGGGCTGA
- a CDS encoding mechanosensitive ion channel family protein, translating to MDIYHSILGIVVILGGALASVVIYALYHRGIQRAERTASKLDDLFLISLGKPLIVFVLAAAVWYAFTYEITLPGEQAWVVGTTTASAFLVFLGTWAAASFVEFAFREYGREIAEKTDTDLDDHILGTLEKTAHYIIWFIGILMVLCTLNVDITPLVAGAGVAGIAVALAAQEIIGNIFAGSVIMVDQPLRVNDRVRILDHFGDVVRVGPRSTQIKTIDDLIITIPNTVVTQSVITNYARPEPKIVVNIQVPVAYGSDVEQVMSILNRVVEEAAAEEDYILTDPKPVVFFDEFGASSLNFMLRVWTNDFRMERTTRSTINREIDRRFREEGIEIPFSQIDIHIRDDGNGLSPGKTTP from the coding sequence GTGGACATTTATCATTCTATTCTTGGTATAGTCGTCATTCTCGGAGGAGCGCTCGCCTCGGTGGTCATCTATGCGCTGTATCACCGCGGGATCCAACGGGCTGAGAGGACAGCATCAAAACTCGACGACCTCTTCCTCATCTCACTGGGCAAACCGCTCATCGTCTTTGTGCTCGCCGCCGCCGTCTGGTACGCCTTCACCTACGAGATCACCCTGCCCGGTGAGCAGGCCTGGGTGGTCGGCACCACCACCGCTTCGGCCTTCCTCGTCTTTCTCGGGACATGGGCGGCCGCCAGTTTCGTGGAGTTCGCCTTCCGCGAGTATGGAAGAGAGATCGCAGAGAAGACCGACACCGACCTGGACGACCACATCCTTGGCACCCTCGAGAAAACGGCGCACTACATCATCTGGTTCATAGGAATCCTGATGGTGCTCTGCACCCTCAACGTGGACATCACCCCCCTCGTCGCGGGCGCAGGCGTCGCCGGGATCGCCGTCGCCCTCGCAGCCCAGGAGATCATCGGCAACATCTTTGCAGGGAGCGTGATCATGGTCGACCAGCCGCTCAGGGTGAACGACCGGGTGCGGATTCTGGATCATTTCGGGGATGTGGTACGGGTCGGACCGAGAAGCACCCAGATCAAGACGATCGACGATCTGATCATTACCATCCCGAACACTGTCGTCACCCAGAGCGTCATCACCAACTATGCCAGGCCCGAGCCGAAGATCGTGGTGAACATCCAGGTTCCGGTGGCCTATGGGAGCGACGTCGAGCAGGTGATGAGCATCCTGAACAGGGTCGTCGAGGAGGCCGCGGCAGAGGAAGACTACATCCTCACCGACCCCAAACCGGTCGTTTTCTTCGACGAGTTCGGGGCCTCAAGCCTCAACTTCATGCTCAGGGTCTGGACGAACGATTTCAGAATGGAGCGGACGACGAGAAGCACCATCAACCGCGAGATCGACCGGCGCTTCAGGGAGGAGGGGATCGAGATCCCGTTCAGCCAGATCGATATCCACATCAGGGACGACGGGAACGGCCTCAGCCCGGGAAAGACAACGCCATGA
- a CDS encoding RimK/LysX family protein → MPCNDALRRRQAYPLCRREPPPMEGSDDETRRVLAFLGAERRLAGRFSLPAEAFLPVFFSLRFGGAWSYATEGFRAVSVVKKTTVYEDEGRGTTIEEVYLLVDPVVLSEEGAVARLEKCGEEPERLLVVRPSRVRLKFRRGVRVRVDPARREISAEEVAGNVLVFEGSAAFTFAHEMEHLEEREVSGRRLWEFRFV, encoded by the coding sequence ATGCCATGCAACGATGCGTTGCGTCGGCGGCAGGCTTATCCGCTCTGCCGCCGTGAGCCTCCACCGATGGAGGGGAGTGACGACGAGACCCGCCGGGTGCTCGCCTTTCTCGGTGCCGAGCGGAGGCTTGCCGGCCGTTTTTCTCTCCCGGCCGAAGCCTTCCTTCCGGTCTTTTTCTCGCTGCGCTTCGGGGGTGCGTGGAGTTATGCGACGGAAGGGTTCAGGGCGGTCTCGGTCGTGAAGAAGACGACCGTCTATGAGGACGAAGGGAGGGGGACCACCATCGAAGAGGTCTATCTCCTCGTCGACCCGGTGGTTCTCAGCGAGGAGGGGGCGGTCGCCAGGCTTGAGAAGTGCGGGGAAGAGCCCGAACGCCTCCTGGTCGTCCGCCCCTCTCGTGTGCGTCTCAAGTTCCGCCGGGGAGTGCGGGTGCGGGTCGATCCGGCCAGAAGAGAAATCTCGGCTGAGGAGGTGGCCGGGAACGTCCTCGTCTTCGAGGGTTCGGCGGCGTTCACTTTTGCCCATGAGATGGAGCACCTCGAAGAGCGCGAGGTCTCGGGGAGGAGGTTGTGGGAGTTCAGGTTTGTCTGA
- a CDS encoding Eco57I restriction-modification methylase domain-containing protein, which yields MSAGDPRAWPPDWLDVMTNALGSPEGAAAFCITLGISPLPRPLPLETAGVFLLAGTTEVPLALWTGNDDEVPDGPLVIVSVGEKGVLLCPAGEGHTRIVLDPADVRESDRRALLALRDGEAYGQAATSRRFTEECIPLFESISRATGDREGTLDVFVDLVVLSILGAEGEGPGDLWERYRAEGRYGTDRFASEVAGPSLAGALQGCPPSDLLHVPDRFCKNILEIIERYRFTCREETPEEQEAAVGPEAIALLTESLAPAGDHDLTGVFYTPVTEVWFMCRRALVEALGARFPEVGTEALYALVFSQSAAGLPDRGRALAALDEITVIDPACGSGSFLVGMLGVFEATARALGGSGTRTMVRAVGEGLHGTDVMPAAVRAAGLRLLLRLLAGGGAGSVSPWQNLRVGDTLAAPWEGCFDIVIGNPPYVRQELIAPPGEEGVGKRERQVYKDTLIQKAGTVFPALGRPDRRSDLYIYFFLCGLAMLRRSGGVLCFITPTTWLDTAYGNGLQEFLLRNVPIIAVYDFPGRTFSCADVNTVITLLGPPTEEPDRCLDHQARFVRVAAPPGDRNLAGDLAAVERDGAAARGGNLATMAGNLVKVGRCRAFPALQADLLEEGRDTRDGRYAGSAWTGKFLRAPEIFYTVLRKGQDRLVRIGEVAPFRRGMTTGANKFFYLDTATREQWKIEGEFLVPVIKSPRECLTTRVDPAALQHRAFVCTRSRDTLAGTGAGRYIEMGEEQQVRVRGGGERGGAVRGYHRLRSFETKKQWYSLDARGGNLFWMKETYERLGCFVSERDLLCDCRFYCVSAPMAVQNAVNSTLALFLAETLSRSSLGQGARSLMVYEVNRMLIPAGIDGLSGELLLEDRELGSIFEECGIDPGRPIREQRPRPLPDRTHLDAMVFEAFGLTPDEQEEVYFALCEMVLERTGRARFFRQT from the coding sequence ATGTCCGCCGGCGACCCGAGGGCCTGGCCGCCAGACTGGCTCGATGTGATGACCAACGCGCTCGGATCACCGGAAGGTGCCGCCGCCTTCTGCATCACTCTCGGCATCTCGCCTCTCCCCCGTCCCCTCCCTCTGGAGACCGCCGGCGTCTTCCTCCTGGCCGGGACCACGGAGGTGCCGCTCGCCCTCTGGACCGGGAACGACGACGAGGTGCCGGACGGGCCCCTCGTGATCGTCAGTGTGGGCGAGAAGGGCGTGCTGCTCTGCCCGGCGGGAGAGGGGCACACCAGGATCGTCCTCGACCCGGCAGACGTGCGGGAGAGCGACCGCCGCGCCTTGCTCGCCCTGCGGGACGGCGAAGCATACGGACAGGCGGCCACCTCCCGCCGGTTCACGGAGGAGTGCATCCCCCTCTTCGAGTCGATCTCGCGGGCGACCGGCGACCGGGAGGGCACCCTCGACGTCTTCGTCGACCTCGTCGTGCTCTCCATCCTTGGTGCTGAAGGTGAAGGTCCGGGCGATCTCTGGGAGAGGTACCGTGCCGAAGGGAGGTACGGCACCGACCGGTTCGCCTCCGAGGTGGCGGGCCCGTCCCTCGCGGGGGCGTTGCAGGGGTGCCCGCCGTCCGACCTCCTCCATGTCCCGGACCGCTTCTGCAAGAATATTCTGGAGATCATAGAGCGATACCGTTTCACCTGCCGCGAAGAGACACCCGAAGAGCAGGAGGCCGCAGTCGGACCCGAGGCGATTGCTCTCCTCACCGAGAGTCTCGCCCCGGCAGGCGACCACGATCTCACCGGGGTCTTCTATACTCCCGTAACTGAGGTCTGGTTCATGTGCCGCCGGGCCCTGGTCGAGGCGCTGGGTGCCCGCTTCCCTGAGGTCGGGACCGAGGCGCTCTACGCCCTCGTCTTTTCGCAGTCTGCAGCAGGTTTGCCGGACCGTGGCCGCGCACTCGCCGCCCTCGACGAGATCACGGTCATCGACCCGGCCTGCGGGTCGGGCTCCTTCCTCGTCGGGATGCTGGGGGTGTTCGAGGCGACGGCGCGGGCCCTCGGGGGGTCCGGGACCAGGACGATGGTGCGGGCCGTCGGGGAGGGGCTTCACGGGACCGACGTGATGCCGGCCGCCGTCAGGGCCGCGGGCCTGCGCCTCCTCCTCAGGCTCCTTGCCGGAGGGGGGGCGGGATCGGTCAGTCCCTGGCAGAATCTCCGCGTTGGGGACACCCTCGCCGCCCCCTGGGAAGGCTGCTTTGATATCGTCATCGGCAACCCACCCTATGTCAGGCAGGAGTTGATCGCTCCTCCGGGCGAGGAAGGGGTCGGGAAGCGCGAGCGGCAGGTCTACAAAGACACCCTGATCCAGAAGGCCGGGACGGTCTTCCCGGCCCTCGGGCGCCCGGACCGCCGGTCCGACCTCTACATCTACTTCTTCCTCTGCGGACTGGCGATGCTCAGGCGTTCCGGCGGCGTCCTCTGCTTCATCACCCCGACCACCTGGCTCGACACCGCCTACGGCAACGGGCTGCAGGAATTTCTCCTCAGAAACGTCCCTATCATCGCGGTCTATGACTTCCCGGGACGTACATTCTCCTGCGCCGATGTGAACACGGTCATCACCCTCCTCGGCCCCCCCACAGAAGAACCAGACAGGTGCCTCGACCATCAGGCCAGGTTCGTGCGGGTCGCCGCACCCCCCGGCGACCGGAACCTCGCCGGTGATCTGGCGGCGGTCGAGAGGGACGGGGCCGCGGCCCGGGGCGGGAACCTCGCAACGATGGCCGGAAACCTCGTAAAGGTCGGGAGGTGCCGGGCCTTCCCGGCCCTCCAGGCAGACCTCCTTGAAGAGGGCCGGGACACGCGGGACGGCCGGTACGCCGGGAGTGCCTGGACCGGGAAATTTCTCAGGGCGCCGGAGATCTTCTACACGGTGCTCAGAAAGGGCCAGGACCGGCTCGTCAGGATCGGCGAGGTGGCACCGTTCAGGCGCGGGATGACCACCGGGGCGAACAAGTTCTTCTACCTCGACACGGCAACGCGGGAACAGTGGAAAATCGAGGGCGAGTTCCTCGTCCCGGTGATCAAGAGCCCGCGCGAGTGCCTGACGACCAGGGTCGACCCGGCCGCCCTGCAGCATCGGGCCTTCGTCTGCACCAGGAGTAGAGACACCCTTGCCGGCACCGGTGCCGGCCGCTATATCGAGATGGGCGAGGAACAACAGGTCAGGGTGCGGGGCGGGGGGGAGCGAGGCGGGGCGGTCAGGGGATACCACCGCCTCCGCTCCTTTGAGACGAAGAAGCAATGGTATTCTCTCGACGCGAGGGGCGGCAACCTCTTCTGGATGAAGGAGACCTACGAACGGCTCGGATGTTTCGTCTCAGAGCGCGACCTCCTCTGCGACTGCCGCTTCTACTGTGTCAGCGCCCCGATGGCGGTTCAGAACGCTGTCAACAGCACCCTGGCTCTCTTCCTGGCCGAGACCCTCTCGCGCAGCAGCCTCGGCCAGGGTGCCAGGTCGCTGATGGTCTACGAGGTCAACCGAATGCTGATCCCCGCCGGGATCGACGGGCTCTCCGGGGAATTGCTCCTTGAGGACCGGGAACTTGGTTCGATCTTTGAAGAGTGCGGGATCGATCCCGGCCGACCGATACGAGAACAGCGCCCCAGGCCTCTCCCTGACCGGACACATCTGGACGCCATGGTCTTCGAAGCCTTCGGCCTGACCCCCGACGAGCAGGAGGAGGTCTACTTCGCCCTCTGCGAAATGGTCCTGGAGCGGACCGGGCGGGCGCGGTTTTTCAGACAAACCTGA
- the cls gene encoding cardiolipin synthase, translating into MTYRHAWRDEEVGDMGGPEIICPGLLVLNAVCALLIILFERKNPGAALAWIVVLVFIPVLGFVFYLLLGQNIYKERLFILKKKDDEMLKGILKEQEEWMTAGGPPLDTRLGAFRPLASMLLRHDMAVLCPDNEVEVYTAGDEKFSALFDAILAARDHIHLQYYIIRDDHLGRRLVSVLAGKAAEGCEVRLLYDAVGCRRLPNDFFRPLTDAGGAVASFFPSRYLPFNLRVNYRNHRKIAVVDGTVGFIGGFNVGIEYLGEDRHLGPWRDTHLKVTGSAASFMQLRFFLDWNYAAGDDLGFEECYFPVRDFTGDAVVQIVSSGPDSLGEEIKKGYLKLISSAHESVYIQSPYFVPDGSVLDALTIAALSGVDVRVMIPCKPDHPFVYWATYSYIGDLLAAGVRAYTYDAGFLHAKTVVVDGAAASVGSANWDIRSFCLNFEANAFIYDAEVAGRLKAVFEVDLAACTEVTPAVYAARSRRVKVKEAVFRLFSGVM; encoded by the coding sequence ATGACGTACCGGCATGCATGGAGGGACGAGGAGGTCGGCGATATGGGAGGGCCTGAGATCATCTGTCCCGGACTGCTCGTCCTCAACGCCGTCTGTGCCCTCCTGATCATTTTGTTCGAGCGGAAAAACCCGGGTGCCGCCCTCGCCTGGATCGTCGTCCTGGTCTTCATCCCGGTGCTGGGGTTCGTCTTCTACCTCCTCCTCGGCCAGAACATCTACAAAGAACGGCTCTTCATCCTCAAAAAGAAGGACGACGAGATGCTGAAGGGGATTCTCAAGGAGCAGGAGGAGTGGATGACGGCCGGCGGCCCTCCTCTCGACACCCGCCTCGGAGCCTTCCGGCCCCTGGCCTCCATGTTGCTGCGCCACGACATGGCGGTCCTCTGCCCTGACAACGAGGTGGAGGTCTACACCGCAGGAGATGAAAAGTTCTCGGCCCTCTTCGATGCAATCCTCGCGGCCCGCGACCATATCCATCTCCAGTATTATATCATCAGGGACGACCACCTGGGCCGGCGGCTGGTCTCGGTGCTTGCCGGGAAGGCGGCCGAAGGGTGCGAGGTGCGACTGCTGTACGACGCCGTCGGGTGCCGGCGGCTCCCGAACGATTTTTTTAGACCCCTGACCGATGCGGGCGGGGCGGTGGCGAGTTTCTTCCCGTCGCGCTACCTCCCCTTCAACCTCAGGGTGAACTACCGCAACCACCGAAAGATCGCCGTCGTCGACGGGACAGTCGGATTCATCGGCGGCTTCAATGTCGGCATCGAATACCTGGGCGAGGACCGGCATCTTGGCCCCTGGCGGGACACCCACCTGAAGGTCACCGGGAGCGCCGCCTCCTTCATGCAACTCAGGTTTTTTCTGGACTGGAACTATGCCGCCGGCGACGACCTCGGGTTTGAGGAGTGCTACTTTCCGGTCCGCGACTTCACCGGCGACGCCGTTGTCCAGATCGTCTCAAGCGGCCCCGACTCGCTCGGGGAAGAGATCAAGAAGGGATACCTCAAACTCATCTCCTCGGCGCACGAGTCGGTCTACATCCAGTCGCCGTACTTTGTTCCTGACGGGAGCGTGCTCGACGCCCTGACCATCGCCGCGCTCTCGGGCGTTGACGTGCGGGTGATGATCCCCTGCAAGCCCGACCACCCCTTCGTCTACTGGGCGACGTACTCGTACATCGGCGACCTCCTCGCCGCCGGGGTGCGGGCCTACACCTATGACGCCGGGTTTCTCCATGCCAAGACCGTCGTCGTCGACGGCGCCGCGGCCTCGGTGGGGAGCGCTAACTGGGATATCCGGAGTTTTTGCCTGAACTTCGAGGCCAACGCCTTCATCTACGACGCAGAGGTGGCCGGGCGGCTGAAGGCGGTCTTCGAAGTCGACCTGGCTGCCTGTACCGAGGTGACGCCGGCGGTCTATGCGGCGCGGTCACGCAGGGTGAAGGTGAAAGAGGCGGTCTTCCGTCTCTTTTCAGGGGTGATGTAG
- a CDS encoding PHP-associated domain-containing protein — MRQTVTFARPDFAALRERGFMPVDMHTHTNHSDAPTRVKDALRKAEDRGFGLAITDHNGIGGVLEARRLGTHAMVVPGIEVSAWDGPHILVYFYDTHDLEDFYRSHIRDARSKSPYLATRLTTPEVLEWAAGYSCVVSAAHPYGYLLFNKGVQKCIDREYLEPEILFEFDAVEAVCGGMGRGQNEKAARLARDGELGVTGGTDGHLLSDLGNVVTCADAADTGAFLDAVVRRETTVVGLEKNVLEKCAMAVGVVPQYLPYLGPSLAVHWHQNLPRLLRIPERLRDGLHHP, encoded by the coding sequence ATGCGTCAGACAGTCACCTTTGCCCGCCCCGACTTCGCCGCCCTCAGGGAGAGAGGGTTCATGCCGGTGGACATGCACACCCACACGAACCACTCAGACGCCCCGACACGCGTAAAAGACGCCCTCCGCAAGGCCGAAGACCGCGGTTTCGGACTTGCGATCACCGACCACAACGGTATCGGCGGCGTCCTGGAGGCGCGGCGCCTGGGCACTCACGCGATGGTCGTCCCCGGGATCGAGGTGAGCGCCTGGGACGGCCCGCACATCCTCGTCTATTTTTACGACACCCACGACCTGGAGGATTTTTACCGGTCTCATATCAGGGATGCACGGAGCAAAAGCCCGTACCTTGCCACCCGTCTCACCACCCCCGAGGTCCTGGAGTGGGCCGCCGGGTACTCCTGCGTCGTCTCGGCCGCCCACCCATACGGCTACCTCCTCTTCAACAAGGGGGTGCAGAAGTGCATCGACCGCGAGTATCTCGAACCCGAGATCCTCTTCGAGTTCGACGCCGTCGAAGCGGTCTGCGGGGGGATGGGCAGAGGGCAGAACGAGAAGGCCGCCCGCCTCGCCAGGGATGGGGAACTCGGGGTCACCGGCGGGACAGACGGTCACCTCCTCTCAGACCTCGGCAATGTGGTCACCTGTGCCGACGCCGCGGACACAGGAGCGTTCCTCGACGCCGTCGTCAGGCGGGAGACGACGGTCGTCGGGCTTGAGAAGAATGTCCTTGAGAAGTGCGCCATGGCCGTCGGGGTCGTCCCGCAGTACCTCCCGTACCTCGGCCCCTCCCTCGCAGTCCACTGGCACCAGAACCTCCCCCGCCTCCTCCGCATCCCCGAGCGGTTGAGAGACGGGCTACATCACCCCTGA